The DNA window cagacagccacaaaaacaccgttcccctgtctgtgtctccccgttacctcagacagccacaaaaacaccgttccctgtctgtgtctccccgttacctcagacagccacaaaaacaccgccccctgtctgtgtctccccgttacctcagacagccacaaaaacaccgttcccctgtctgtgtctccccgttacctcagacagccacaaaaacaccgttccctctctgtgtctccccgttacctcagacagccacaaaaacaccgccccctgtctgtgtctccccgttacctcagacagccacaaaaacaccgttccctgtctgtgtctccccgttacctcagacagccacaaaaacaccgttccctctctgtgtctccccgttacctcagacagccacaaaaacaccgttccctgtctgtgtctccccgttacctcagacagccacaaaaacaccgttccctctctgtgtctccccgttacctcagacagccacaaaaacaccgttccctctctgtgtctccccgttacctcagacagccacaaaaacaccgccccctgtctgtgtctccccgttacctcagacagccacaaaaacaccgttcCCTGTCTGTGgctccccgttacctcagacagccacaaaaacaccgttcccctgtctgtgtctccccgttacctcagacagccacaaaaacaccgttcccctgtctgtgtctccccgttacctcagacagccacaaaaacaccgccccatgtctgtgtctccccgttacctcagacagccacaaaaacaccgttccctgtctgtgtctccccgttacctcagacagccacaaaaacaccgccccctgtctgtgtctccccgttacctcagacagccacaaaagcaccgttccctgtctgtgtctccccgttacctcagacagccacaaaaacaccgccccctgtctgtgtctccctgttacctcagacagccacaaaaacaccgttcccctgtctgtgtctccccgttacctcagacagccacaaaaacaccgccCCCTGTCCGTGTgtccccgttacctcagacagccacaaaaacaccgccccctgtctgtgtgtccccgttacctcagacagccacaaaaacaccgttccctgtctgtgtgtccccgttacctcagacagccacgaAAACGCcgccccctgtctgtgtctccccgttacctcagacagccacaaaaacaccgttccctgtctgtgtgtccccgttacctcagacagccacaaaaacaccgttccctgtctgtgtgtccccgttacctcagacagccacaaaaacaccgccccctgtctgtgtgtccccgttacctcagacacccacaaaaacaccgttccctgtctgtgtgtccccgttacctcagacagccacaaaaacaccgttccctgtctgtgtgtccccgttacctcagacagccacaaaaacaccgttccctgtctgtgtgtccctgttacctcagacagccacaaaaacaccgccccttgtctgtgtctccccgttacctCTGTATCTAAAGACTCAGTGCTGCCTCTCAAATTCTCCTCTGggctctctctgtggtctttcaCGTACTTTATCGCCAGGCAGTCTtacctttaaacacacacaccagatctAAATCAGACTGTTACCATCCAACTTCATTTGTAGTTTCCATTCTCTGGAGGTCTTGACTGATCTGATGTAAAATGGCTAAAGTATTCCTAGGTCTACACTTCCCATAATGCAGTGCAGCTGGACAGTACACCTCTGATTAtaaatgtctctctttgtttttagtGGTCACAATGTCCTCCCTCCAGATGGAGAATGGTCCAGAGGACGCCAACAACCAGAGCTTCTGGATGGTGagtctgagaggagaggagaggagaggagaggagaagaggagaggagaggcaacACACTAAATCCCTGTCATTTACCTCAGTAACATTCACTGTGAAGAACTCAGTAGTGAGAATGTGATTAATGTGATTAATGTGATTAGTGTGACTCAACACATTCATCATTTATCATTCATCATTATTTGTCATATTTCATCAAAATCTTGTTGAGTTCTTGagttttccttttcattacGTATTCAATGCTGCTTCCCAGAGTCTGAATCTGAGATGTATCCTCATTCCAACCTTTCccttagcctctctctctctctctctctctctctctctctctctctctttctctctctctttatgccGCTGATCttctgagttaaaaaaaaaaaccagtagGGCTGGAATGATGGTGTGCTCTGGTTTTGCTGTAAaacagcaccgtcctagtggaaaagcgctaCTAGTGAACAGTTTATAGGCTGTGAGAAGTCTTTAGGCCACTGCGTAAGCTCCAGGTTGAATTTTGTAGCCGTAAAATTCTGTGTAGTTTTCCAGAGTGGTGTAACACATATGGTATGTTCTCTGAATGTTATTTCCAAAACATtgccatttatttcatttcattgagCCTTTTTCTGGAGCATTACTGCAGTATCACTGAAAAATTATCCAACCAACGTCTCAGGAATCTTCTCCGCTAATGGAAAGTAAAAAAGAATGAtgatattttgttattttattgaaGGTGACACTAACAGACTCTTCTCTTGGCAGACTTTGGTTCGTTCTCAGACCACGTATGAGGTTGCTGTTTGGAGATCTCAGTCTATTATATATTCTTGTACACACTTGGCTTCTAATCTGTTTCACAGTAAATTCAGTTGGTTATATTGTTTGCGGAGGAGCAGCCAGGTTAGCTGATCACTTTGTGTTAGgccgtcattttttttttttttggatagctAGGTTGCTTTCATTGGCCCTGGCTGGTCCTCTGTAATTGGTTGTTGGGTTTCCAGAGCCCGGCATTTTGGTCTGTTGTATTTGTTTAAGCAGCCATGATTGGTTAGCTCCTGCAATTCTCAATGTATGGAGACATGTTCTGTTTGGCCTTAGTGCTGTGATTGGATAGATTAGGGATAGAGGTGTTTGTCTTCATCTCTGTGATTGGTTGGCTGTTGTTCTGTTGCACTGGCCTTGGCCAAGGCAAAGATTCCTCAGctgttttcactttcttctcagaaaagagaaaagagcaggGGCAGACCAcggcagacagaaacagagcgGGGAGAGTAGCAGGAGAGAAATCCTAACTCAGAAAAGGTAGAAATGAGATGCCACATGAATGAAGAGGAAGgaagggagaaatagagagagaagtgaagaagGACAGATTGGCTGATAAACTGTTGAAGAGGGCTGAGGGGTGTAAGGGAAACAGAGGAGCGTGTTCCCAGACTccacatcaaaaacaacaacacgcCCACTCTGCAAATGTCGTTACACTCTCCTTCCTCTGCTCTTTcgctttttatttctcttcctcttctttttcccaATCCATCCATTTTTACTGTTTGACTGGAATAAAAGCTTTTCAGACTCCCACAGTGGAATGCCTTCATGTCACCGGTGTTgtaagggaaaaagaaagttttttgagcttgtttaattttttccatatcacatgaccttgtgtgttttatattagAAATAAAATTCATGCCAGTGCAGTGACACCCTGAATCCAGCAGACTGCAGCAGGCATAATCTAGGCCAAAGACGCCAACAGCACACATTTACCTTCAGCTCTGCGTGAAAGCAGCACGTTTGTCTGAActcacagataaagagagaatgtTCTCATCCAGTCCTTCTTGCCCccttttttcctgtcttctccatcatatcatctctgtctctctctctctttctctctctctctctctctgtctctttctatctcaGCCAGGGAACTACCAGCGCACGGTGAAGAGGACCGAGGATGCATTCCAGGCCTGTAATGACATAGTGGCCTGTTTCCAGGAGAGAGCCAGGGTGGAGAGACAGTATGCCCAGCAGCTCAGTGAATGGAGCAACAAATGGAAGCCCCTAGTGGACGCCAGTAAGTACTGCACCCTCTGTCAGCCCTTGGGTTTTTAAtatttctgattttcttttttgaatccCGAGgtaaaatgcacaaacaatacacatacacatagtcTCCTCAATGAAACCTCCGGTCAGTCCAGTGCTGATGGTTTTGTTACAGTGAATTTAAGCTGGATGTGCATATTTCGACGGTGTTTTTGgtcggtttctctctctcaggtccacTGTACGGTTCCCTCCTGCGGGCGTggcagtgttttctctcttccgCTGAACGACTCTCTGCTTTACACTCTTCAATCTGTCGCTCGCTCGTGTCAGAGGACGGCGACCGCATCCGGACCTGGCAGAAGGAGACTTTCCATAAGAAGATCTTTGGAGGGTTCAGGGAGTCCCAGGACTTTGAGACTGGCTTTGCACGGGCTCAGAAACCGTGGGCCAAGAAACTGAAGAAGGTCAGTAGCGAGAGGGGGCGTGGCCTCTCAGGCATGAACAGGCTTACGTGTTAGTGCCCGCTGAGTGCATCAAACGCACAGCAGCGTTGGGTGTGTCAAACCCTGGATACTGCTTTTCTGTGGCAATTGTCCCTTCTTATCAAAGTGATGATGTTGTCAGATCTAACGACATAACTGTGGTTGTGTGACAGCTAGAGAAAGCCAGATGTGCATTTCATAAAGCCAGTCGTAAGGAGCATTCAGCACGGGAGCGAGAGGCCCACGCACAGGGGAACCCAGACATCGCCATCGAAAAGCAGAGGAagatacaggaggagagagagctggcgcagcaggagacagagaaagtgagtgagagactcaCTTTTTTGTGGGGGAAAGTTAGAGGGAGACGCTGATTTTGAAATGAACAGGCATGCGTGAACCTATCACAAACAGAGCATGTGTGAGGTATGTTGGTATTGTGTGTTGTCAGATGCAAGGCCGGTAtgagaaggttctggaagaAGTGACACGCTACGCCCCACGTTACATGGAAGAGATGGAATCCATTTTTGACCAAtcacaggaggaggagaggaagagaattaGCTTTCTCAAACAGGCCTTTCTGTCCATTCACAGACATTTGGATGTCACAAATAacgagaggtgtgtgtgtgtgtgtgtgtgtgtgtgagtgtgtgtgtgtgtgtgtgtgtttttctgcaatATTCATACTTCATATGTCTAAGCACTCTCcctatctcttctctctctctctatccgtctgtgtccctgtctctctctgcctctctctctccctttctctctctgtgtcagtgtgaaggCAGTGTATAATGAACTCCATAACACACTGATGGCCATTAATGAACAGGAAGATTTGCGCTGGTGGAAGAACACTCATGGGCCTGGCATGCCTACTGACTGGCCTCAGTTtcaggtaccacacacacacacacacacacacacacacacacacacaggtattaagactggcaggtgtgtgtgcacacttacatgtacacacacttacatgtacactgattctcacacacatacgcacacgcacacactgtgcAGTTTGGTGAGCGGAAGTCTGTATAGTATAAAAGGGGACAGAGGCTGTTGGTCCTCATGCATTTGTATTGTAATATACTGtgctcacatacactcaccaataatctctctctcgctctctcaggaATGGTCACCCGAGAAGAAATATAAAAAGGGAAAGAAGGGGGTGGATCAGAAGGGGGTGGAGCAGAAGGGGGTGGAGCAAAAGGTAGCggtagagagagtgtgagtattTTTGTCTGGCTTTGCCAAGCAATTGCAATGTGTAACAGTGCATAACAGAGTGTAACACGTAGCGTATCAGTGTATCAATGTGTAATGGCATGTAACAGTATGTAGCAATGTGTGTCGGTGTGTAACTCTGcgtatcagtgtgtgtcaatgtgtagCAGCGTGTAACACAGTATAGCACTGTGTAGCAGTGTGTACACCTAACCGTAAACCTTATTAGAATACTTTAGGACATTACTATGGTGATGCTGAGTTGTGCTTGGTCTTCATCTCAGAGGCAGAatagtgtctctctcacacattacacacccccccccccccccccccccccccctacagaGTCATGATTGGTGGAGTGAGAGTCAGAGCTCTGTATGACTATGCTGGACAAGAGACTGATGAGCTGTCCTTCAAAGcaggtaaactgtgtgtgtgtgtgtgtgtgtgtgattaatcaCACGTTTAAAATACTGCCATTTACTTGtattttggagggggggggggggtaaaacaACTCCATGTGCGATGTTGGAGTAAAGAAATGCATGACAAACTGCTTAGAGGAATCAGAgggttttttcattttgatgattTCTGAATTAGAGTCAGAATCTCTAAATTTGCTGAGTAAAAAAGTTTCAGGGAGTGCTCAGCAGAACATCCACAATGAATCACAGACTTAATTAACAGAcaaccacataaaaaaaaaaaagttacaaagcAACGTCTGCTACAAAGTGAATGTAAATAGCTTTGCCCGAAGATGGTACTTCAGACTTGTTGTGCTTCGGAGAAAAGACAGTTCATCACTTCAGTATGTGCACACAACTTTGGCTTTATCTAAATTTCCACTCGGAAGctttttaaaaggaaatgtGCCGTTCTGTGCAGATTTACTAGCGAATGAGAGGCGCTCATTagtattttgaaagtaacatgacttgtaacGTTAGATCAGTGAGGCTTCTGCAGCAGCTAAATACTACAGTGGAACTtgcagcaaagcttcagtcaaccgatTTTTAACTTAAGAATCGGGCCATCGACcggttcatggtacatttaTACCAATCCAGGGGTCAGCGCATCAATGTAGTCACATCTTTAACGTTAAAACCGATTTCCGATGTGTATCGGTGACCctaatacatatatacatatatatatatatatatatatatatatatatatatatatatatatatatatcatgtgtgtgtgtttgtttgtgtgtgagagccaCTGATAAATACttccatggtgtgtgtgtatgtgtgtgtggtgtgtggtgtgtgtgtgtgtgtgtgtgtgtgtgtgtggtgtgtgtgtgtgcgtgcgtgcgcgatCAGGTGAGGAGTTTCTGAAGattgaggatgaggatgagcaGGGCTGGTGCAGAGGGATGAAGGACGGGGGTAGAGAAGGTTTGTATCCTGCCAACTACGTGGAGACGGTTTAGGATGTGATGAAGACATGGACAACATATGAAAGTGAACTGAGGCCTGGTCTCAGACCAGGGGTGTCCAGATGCTTGCCTGTTTTTCTATGCATCACTGCCACTTGTGTATCAacattgctttatttttatatcAGCTGTCTCTTTATTAGGCTGGCTCAGAGATGGGAGGTGAGACTGTTTGCTAAAACATGTGTGGTTTGAAGTTATAATGCATCATAGCTTGTGATAAGCATGTATAACCTTCTCATAATGTTTTAGAATAAATGAAAGGAGCATGACATCTCTTTAATGgctatttatttctctctcttttctctttctcacactgacAAAATATTAGTCTGAGTTTGTTGTCATATACCTGCTTAGAACAAGGCTGTGACTGTATTATGACTGCCTAAAGTCAAGCATTACTCGAGTGCCTCGAACAGGGATGAGGGTGCGTGTTTGTATTTAGAAAAAAAGGCACTTTCTGAAGAGTTTTTATTCAAACTTTTTCTAAAATTCCTTTTTGTATATGTCATACATATCATTGAATGTTTGGTTGTCAATTTTGGATGTGAGAATttgatgtaaatgtgtagtaCTGATGTTTAGTGTGAATGTTGAATGGTGAGTGTTCAGTCTGAGTGTTGAATGGTGAGTGTTTAGTATGAGTGTTTAGTCTGAATGCTGAACAATGAGTGTTTAGTATGAGTGTTTAGTGTGAATGTTCATTGGTGAGTGTTTCGTATGAGTGTTTAGTGTGAATGTTCATTGGTGAGTGTTTAGTATGAAGGTTTAGTGTGAATGTTGAATGGTGAGTGTTTAGTATGAGTGTTTAGTGTGAATGTTgaatgttgagtgttcagtatgtgtgttaggTGTGAATGTTGAATGATGAGTGTTTAGTATGAGTGTTTAGTGTGAATGTTCATTGGTGAGTGTTTCGTATGAGTGTTTAGTGTgaatgttgagtgttcagtatgtgtgttaggTGTGAATGTTGAATGATGAGTGTTTAGTATGAGTGTTTAGTGTGAATGTTgaatgttgagtgttcagtatgtgtgttaggTGTGAATGTTGAATGATGAGTGTTTAGTATGAGTGTTTAGTGTgaatgttgagtgttcagtatgtgtgttaggTGTGAATGTTGAATGATGAGTGTTCAGTATGAATGTTTGATTTGAATGTTGAATGGCGAgtgttcagtatgtgtgttaCGTGTGAATGTTGAATAGTGAGTGTGCAGAATCTGTGTTAGTTGTGAATGTTAAATGGTGAGTGTTTAGTATGAGAGTTTATTGTGAATGTTGAATGGCGAgtgttcagtatgtgtgttaggTGTGAATGTTGAATGATGAGTGTTTAGTATGAGTGTTCAGTGTGAATGTTGAATAGTGAGTGTGCAGTATCGAGTGGGACTATGTGGATGTGAAAGTGTCGCTCTGACAGAGGCCATTTGGAATGAAGGAATGATTTCTTAAATTATACATCAATGagatattttattatattttgtgATCATAAGAGCTTGGTACAGATGCATGACACAGCATATCTATTCTACTTCACTTAAATGTCCAGAAGGTAATGTATTTGATTCCAAAGAAGTAAAAATCTTGCTTTCCTTTGCAGTGGATGGTCTTATCTCTGTTTTGGAGACTAGCGGTACACTGTGCTTTGAATTATTAATTTCATTGTGCTATAATATTAGTACTCAGACCTTTAATTTATGTTATCATGTAGAATTTCAGTTAAAGCCAAAATCAAAGTACCATAACTTTACTCAGAGTACCATAACTTAACTCAGAGTACCATAACTTTACTCAGAGTACCATAACTTAACTCAGATTACTATAACTTTATTCAGTGTACCATAACTTTAGCCAGAGTACCATAACCTAATTCAGAATACTATAACTTTATTCAGAGTACCATAACTTTACTCAGAGTACCATAACTTAACTCAGAATACTATAACTTTATTCAGAGTACCATAGCTTTAGTCAAAGTACCATAACTTAACTCAGAGTACAATAACTTTAGTCAAAGTACCATAACTTTACTCAGAGTACCATAACTTAACTCAGAATACCATAACTTTAGTCAAAGTACCATAACTTTACTCAGAATACCATAACTTAACTCAGAATACCATAACTTTATTCAGAGTACCATAATTTTACTGCCTCTTTTTTTAGAAATCTGTCagttgctattttttttccagtgagtGGGATTAAAATAAGTAagattttgctctctctttttttttttttaacaaaaactgtgtgtgtgtgtttatgtgtgtttaggcctgagagtgtctgtgtgtttctatgacTGTCAGATCTGTGAATCTGTTATTCTGAGCATTGGCACAGGAACCGGGTGGGACGGGTTGGACGTGCCCCTCCCAGTATTGGAAACAGTTGCATTTGCCCCACCCAAAAATTATATCGCAGGGGAGATGAAACTGTAAGTTTGAAACCGGGGGGTTGCGCGTTTTGCCAGCAAATCAGACAACCTTCCCATCTCATGCTATGTTTGAATATTCACCAATCACCAGCTTCACTGGCTTCACCTTTCACCTCGTCGGAGCGTCTGACTGGTAGAGCGAGGTTAGCTTTCACTAGCTTTGAACTTGAGGTGGGTAATGACTGAACTTTGAACTTGAGGTGAGTAATGACTGAACTTTGAACTTGAGGTGGGTAATGACTCAACTTTGGACGAGGTGGAAAAAACGTTTGAACCTGGCCGAATGCATGTGGCAAGATGGCGCGCTAAGCAGTCACATGTCAAGTTTGTTCTGCAAGCCAAGTCCCAAATTACAGATAGAGTAACATGTTCTCCAAACTTTTACCTCAAATTTGTCAGCTACTTGGATAAAATGTTGTGCGAAGAGACAAAAGAGTAAACTCATGTTACACAGCCAGTACCCGAGACTGAAGTGAGTCTTTAAACAGCTGCTAACAAGGCTGACGCCAACCAGAGATCACAACTACAATGAAGATAGAAGCTGAGCCCCCCATCAAATGAAGTTAtattggccaaaaaaaaaaacagaagggaaCACTGAAACCACCTAAACTAACAGAAACTGCACCAAATTCGGAAGTTTTAGCAGCTATCCAGAATCTCGCTGTGCTAATGTAGGACTTTGGAACCCAgctgaaacagaacaacacCATGATAGCAAGCGTCACCACGGCAGTTTAGTTTAATGCTGCTGAAATCACAGAATCacagagggaaaggaaaggaaaggaagaatgaatagctgaaaagaaaagtttgggaaCGAGGAAAGGAAAATGTAGAACTCAAAGGAAAAACACTAGACCTGGAAAGATACCAAAGGAGATAGAATCTCTGTCTAAATGGGCTTCCCGAAAAAGAAGGCGAAACTATACAATAGGTGGTGGGCCAGACTGGTCACCTAAAATGGATATCATTCTGGATACGGTACACACGCTGGGTAAACCCACGAAAGGCCGGCATCCTCAGACTACACTGCAGTTTGCTACAAGAAGCCATCGTGACAGGCTATGGAAGCAGGTGAAACATTCCCAGGTGTGCACGGAGCTGGGCATACGTTTCAAAGATAATTTAACAGGGAAGACAGGGAGGCTCGCAATGTGCTATGGCCTAAGATTGAGAGAGCCAGGCAGCAGGGCATGAAGGCATTCTTTAGAGGGCCCTTTGGCTATATCAGCGGATAGTTCATTGAGAACGACTAGACAGAGATGAACCAGTAACTTTAGCTGACAACAAAAGAAGTGCtatgaaaatggagagaaatgttCAGTAGGGACACTGAAGGGAGGTCGCCATTCTGCCTAATAACTGTTCTGGGAAACCGATGCACGTCAAGGCAGATGAAAATGGGCACTGGCTTATTGTCGTGACGGACTTTAATGACTCACAGTTCATTTCTGATTAATGTTTATGGGTACAACAgagaggtgtacagagatgtcattatctgtatctgtacctgttcgaccaacaaaattatctgtctctgtatccgTATTTGGACAGAAGACcggaagtgggcgtggtttatactGGAAGTCACGTTAAATCGGGCAAATGGTGtatttctaacctaatattcattttcaatgcaacTATTGTGCGTTCAAAGCATCGATCTGATTTAATATTGACATATAATTAATTACGAAGTATATTTCCACATCATCATATAGTacttgtcatctctctctctttctctctctctctctctatttctgttgTAAATAAAGTTTTATGAACAGTCTGAACCCCCCTACCACCTTTTAACTGGGGGACATCAAACgatcagaaactgaaagaaatgttttataaattgaaagattctgttttgcactgGAAATAGAaagtatttacagtaaagatatatagaaaaataatcttaaattccaatgatgctgcgttcacgattcttgatgtgttatcGTTACTGTAGCTTGCTAGGGAAACGTGAGTTACAACAGtaatttcaagtttcaagtttatttcaagtttatttagagcctaatATCACTGTtaacagtctcaaagggctttacatgcctcagcaatcaaaatcaaaacaggacggcaccccctgactttatcctcatagcgg is part of the Chanos chanos chromosome 13, fChaCha1.1, whole genome shotgun sequence genome and encodes:
- the LOC115826518 gene encoding protein kinase C and casein kinase substrate in neurons 2 protein codes for the protein MSSLQMENGPEDANNQSFWMPGNYQRTVKRTEDAFQACNDIVACFQERARVERQYAQQLSEWSNKWKPLVDASPLYGSLLRAWQCFLSSAERLSALHSSICRSLVSEDGDRIRTWQKETFHKKIFGGFRESQDFETGFARAQKPWAKKLKKLEKARCAFHKASRKEHSAREREAHAQGNPDIAIEKQRKIQEERELAQQETEKMQGRYEKVLEEVTRYAPRYMEEMESIFDQSQEEERKRISFLKQAFLSIHRHLDVTNNESVKAVYNELHNTLMAINEQEDLRWWKNTHGPGMPTDWPQFQEWSPEKKYKKGKKGVDQKGVEQKGVEQKVAVERVVMIGGVRVRALYDYAGQETDELSFKAGEEFLKIEDEDEQGWCRGMKDGGREGLYPANYVETV